The following proteins are co-located in the Ascochyta rabiei chromosome 8, complete sequence genome:
- a CDS encoding RNA helicase, protein MPKNAHPPRSKPAKKAPPPEDDTSFIVFGDGKPKKKRGEGSAQGEDKSKGKGVAGQAEEGPKKPDIRTLIAGASWTGKLPVNLFSEHLQKQQWGKPDYRIRKDGDKHFAYAVILSKKHPKTQEVTTLPPIKIPAELEEPAHQPTAIEARNFAAAYALFRVASAKNLHMMLPPVYKDLWKGTFAELKKRDEKEGKAWMYEADPFFGFAEREKAKATAAKEREKKQKQRDDAQKAHNLKPGMSMPSAEGSWIGPAKNLMRGWERVPKIELGKRTRQQVERLIRRDALWNPNGVQMDVNTRIRLEDEITDLGFRRSHVEEAADICKDREEILEWLLIHVPEDDLPSWSLPEGYVAGVSMASSNLKREGAVKRLAAAGYSIELCEEAYDIQGGDERRAAALLQARLLRPDDDDKDIAQELADLAIADEPDVLPEDDPWETEMSSLEAIYDKLFSRPSPTMCRVELDIKQQGKRLILQARKPFGPYPAVAPIVTFEAAIPAYIRLSIIRKALLHAEENFIGMPMIYDIIDWVQQNAGEIFKNPGRLADVSSGLAAADHSVEQQNQARKRKDRGRRPIDWKPATLASQQVLADWQAKQGTPAQQKMMSARQSLPAWRLRDEIVQTVNRCNVTIISGETGSGKSTQSVQFVLDDLIHRQLGAVANIICTQPRRISALGLADRVADERCARVGDEIGYTIRGESKQKPGITKITFVTTGVLLRRLQTSGGGADDVVAALADISHVVVDEVHERSLDTDFLLVLLRQILRTRKDLKVILMSATLDAEVFEAYFREVGPVGRVEIAGRTHPVTDYYVDDVMHLTGFRGYVGDDDESENKSFSANLRSIGFGINYDLIAETVAYIDHQLGDKDGGILIFLPGTMEIDRTIQALSNFSNLHALPLHASLMPADQKRVFSLPPAGKRKVIAATNVAETSITIEDIVAVIDTGRVKETSYDPQNNMVRLAETWASRAACKQRRGRAGRVRAGDCYKLYTRNAEAKMLERPDPEIRRVPLEQMCLSIKAMGVQDVSGFLASALTPPESTAVEGAVKLLSQMGAITDNELTALGRHMSMIPADLRLSKLLVYGATFGCLEAALTIAAVLTARSPFISPRERDQDTRNEFNRIRASFSDNQGDLLVDLRAYEQWAAFRSKGVSARDLKFWCQDNKLNLQTMFDIASNRSQYLSSLKEISFIPYNYTSTSPSTQGVYNAQNGNDALLRALVAGSFNPQIARIQLPDKKFAAGIAGAVELDPEAREIKYFNQDNGRVFVHPSSTLFSSQTFPSNASFVAYFNKMATSKVFIRDITPFNAYSLLMFAGQIQVDTLGRGLVIDEWIRLRGWARIGVLISRLRGMLDRVLQGMVKEPGKGMGERERDIVQAVRRLVERDGLDA, encoded by the exons ATGCCGAAGAACGCGCATCCACCACGCAGCAAGCCTGCAAAGAAGGCCCCTCCACCAGAAGACGACACCAGCTTCATCGTCTTCGGCGATGGCAAgcccaagaagaagagaggcGAAGGCTCCGCGCAGGGCGAGGACAAAAGCAAAGGCAAGGGCGTCGCTGGGCAGGCTGAAGAGGGTCCTAAGAAGCCAGACATCAGGACTCTGATTGCTGGAGCATCATGGACAGGCAAGCTACCCGTCAATCTGTTCTCGGAGCACCTGCAGAAGCAGCAGTGGGGGAAGCCGGACTACAGGATA CGCAAAGATGGCGACAAGCACTTTGCCTATGCTGTGATCCTGTCGAAGAAGCACCCAAAGACACAAGAAGTCACAACTCTGCCTCCAATCAAAATTCCTGCCGAGCTCGAAGAACCCGCGCACCAGCCCACCGCTATCGAAGCGCGCAACTTTGCTGCCGCTTACGCTCTCTTCCGTGTTGCCAGCGCGAAGAACCTGCACATGATGCTGCCTCCCGTATACAAGGACTTGTGGAAAGGGACATTTGCCGAACTCAAGAAGCGAGATGAGAAGGAAGGCAAAGCTTGGATGTACGAGGCAGATCCTTTCTTCGGCTTCGCTGAACGCGAGAAAGCAAAGGCAACTGCTGCGAAAGAGCGAGaaaagaagcagaagcagcgAGACGACGCCCAAAAGGCACACAACCTGAAGCCTGGCATGTCTATGCCGAGCGCCGAGGGCTCATGGATAGGGCCTGCGAAGAACTTGATGAGAGGCTGGGAGCGCGTACCCAAGATTGAGCTGGGTAAGAGGACAAGGCAGCAGGTCGAGCGCCTCATCCGTCGTGACGCTCTCTGGAACCCCAATGGCGTTCAGATGGACGTGAACACCAGGATACGGCTCGAGGACGAGATCACAGATTTGGGTTTCCGTCGAAGTCACGTAGAGGAAGCTGCCGACATTTGCAAGGATCGAGAAGAGATCCTCGAATGGCTTCTGATCCATGTTCCAGAGGACGATCTACCGTCCTGGAGTTTACCTGAAGGCTACGTGGCCGGCGTTAGCATGGCCAGCTCAAACCTCAAGCGAGAGGGGGCTGTAAAGCGCCTCGCGGCAGCAGGATACTCCATCGAACTATGCGAGGAGGCCTACGACATCCAGGGCGGAGACGAAAGGAGAGCAGCAGCATTGCTCCAGGCCCGTCTTCTACGACCAGATGATGACGACAAAGATATTGCGCAGGAACTGGCAGATCTTGCCATCGCAGACGAGCCAGATGTCCTGCCTGAAGATGACCCTTGGGAAACCGAGATGTCCTCCTTGGAAGCGATCTACGACAAACTCTTTTCCAGGCCTTCGCCCACGATGTGCCGCGTTGAGCTTGACATCAAACAGCAAGGGAAGCGCCTCATCCTGCAAGCCAGAAAACCGTTTGGACCCTACCCAGCCGTTGCTCCTATCGTTACTTTCGAGGCAGCTATCCCTGCTTACATCCGGCTCAGCATCATAAGAAAGGCGCTACTACATGCGGAGGAAAATTTCATTGGCATGCCTATGATCTACGACATCATAGACTGGGTGCAACAGAATGCAGGCGAGATTTTCAAGAACCCCGGTCGACTAGCCGACGTATCGTCTGGTCTCGCCGCAGCAGATCATTCAGTGGAGCAGCAGAACCAAGCACGAAAGAGGAAAGACAGAGGTCGCAGGCCAATTGATTGGAAACCAGCAACACTTGCCAGCCAGCAGGTTCTTGCCGATTGGCAGGCCAAGCAAGGCACGCCGGCGCAGCAAAAGATGATGAGTGCCCGACAGTCACTTCCCGCGTGGAGATTGAGGGATGAGATTGTGCAAACAGTCAACAGATGCAACGTAACTATCATCTCAGGTGAGACTGGGTCTGGCAAATCGACCCAGTCAGTGCAGTTTGTCCTGGATGACCTGATACACAGACAGCTCGGTGCAGTCGCCAACATCATCTGCACCCAGCCACGAAGGATCTCAGCCCTTGGTCTTGCTGATCGTGTAGCCGACGAGAGGTGCGCTCGAGTTGGCGATGAGATTGGATACACCATTCGCGGAGAGTCGAAGCAAAAACCTGGCATCACCAAGATTACCTTCGTCACCACCGGTGTCCTTTTGAGACGACTTCAAACGTCGGGGGGAGGCGCTGACGACGTTGTTGCTGCCCTCGCCGACATCAGCCACGTTGTCGTCGACGAAGTGCACGAGCGCAGCCTGGACACCGACTTCCTTCTCGTACTTCTTCGCCAGATACTGCGCACCAGGAAAGACCTCAAGGTTATCTTGATGAGTGCGACGCTGGACGCTGAAGTCTTTGAGGCTTACTTTAGGGaagtagggcctgtaggCCGTGTTGAAATCGCTGGCCGCACACACCCTGTGACGGACTACTACGTTGACGATGTCATGCACTTGACAGGCTTCAGAGGCTATGTTGGTGATGACGACGAGTCCGAGAACAAGTCGTTCTCCGCCAATTTGCGTAGCATCGGCTTTGGTATCAACTACGATTTAATTGCAGAAACGGTCGCATACATCGACCACCAACTTGGAGACAAGGACGGCGGAATTTTGATCTTTCTTCCCGGTACAATGGAGATTGACAGAACGATACAAGCCTTGAGCAACTTCTCGAATCTTCACGCCCTCCCACTGCATGCTTCGCTTATGCCTGCTGACCAGAAGCGCGTCTTTTCACTGCCTCCAGCGGGGAAGAGGAAGGTTATTGCAGCAACCAACGTGGCAGAAACATCTATCACAATCGAAGACATCGTGGCTGTCATCGACACTGGCCGTGTGAAAGAAACGAGCTATGACCCTCAGAACAATATGGTCCGACTTGCCGAAACGTGGGCTTCACGAGCCGCTTGTAAGCAGCGTCGTGGTCGTGCTGGCCGTGTCCGCGCTGGCGACTGCTACAAGCTGTACACACGCAATGCTGAGGCTAAGATGTTGGAGCGTCCAGATCCCGAAATCAGGCGCGTTCCATTGGAGCAAATGTGTCTGTCTATCAAGGCTATGGGTGTACAGGACGTCTCAGGCTTCCTTGCTTCGGCTCTTACGCCACCCGAAAGCACCGCAGTCGAAGGCGCGGTCAAGCTGCTCTCGCAGATGGGAGCCATTACCGATAACGAGCTCACTGCCCTTGGCCGGCACATGTCTATGATTCCAGCTGACCTCCGATTGAGCAAGCTTCTTGTCTACGGCGCGACATTCGGCTGTCTTGAGGCCGCTCTCACTATTGCAGCAGTGTTGACTGCTCGCAGTCCCTTCATCTCACCCCGAGAGAGAGACCAAGATACCAGGAACGAATTTAACCGTATCCGCGCATCATTCTCAGACAACCAAGGCGATCTACTTGTCGACCTTCGAGCCTATGAACAGTGGGCCGCATTCCGCAGTAAAGGTGTTTCCGCCCGCGATCTCAAATTCTGGTGTCAAGACAACAAACTTAACCTCCAAACCATGTTCGACATCGCATCCAACCGCTCGCAGTACCTCTCGTCCCTCAAAGAGATCTCCTTCATACCATATAACTACACCTCTACCAGCCCTTCAACACAAGGCGTGTATAACGCCCAGAATGGCAACGATGCCTTGTTGCGTGCTCTTGTTGCTGGATCCTTCAACCCGCAGATTGCACGCATTCAGCTACCAGACAAGAAGTTCGCAGCCGGTATCGCCGGCGCTGTTGAGCTCGACCCCGAAGCCCGCGAAATCAAGTACTTCAATCAAGATAACGGGCGCGTCTTCGTACACCCCAGCTCTACGCTTTTCTCCTCCCAGACCTTCCCATCAAACGCCAGCTTTGTCGCGTACTTCAACAAAATGGCGACAAGCAAAGTCTTTATCAGGGACATTACGCCGTTTAATGCGTATAGTCTGCTCATGTTCGCTGGGCAGATACAGGTTGACACTCTGGGGAGAGGATTGGTGATTGACGAGTGGATAAGATTGAGAGGATGGGCAAGGATTGGTGTACTGATTTCAAGGTTGAGAGGAATGTTGGACAGAGTATTGCAGGGCATGGTGAAGGAGCCCGGGAAGGGTATGGGGGAGAGGGAAAGAGATATCGTGCAGGCTGTGAGGAGGCTGGTCGAGAGGGATGGTCTGGATGCTTAG
- a CDS encoding Increased recombination centers protein 22, translating into MVAWKLQSLLLLSLRALNAFALEVENVKEVPEAQTPNLNVKISASFPQSEIFGVKLINGHASEARLSIANNEPKPIGVSIVGGSLLQEVNGQSQVVRNLTSQKYSIEIPAGAEETVPYTFTTDLYPQDLRLQLTAILRNSENAVFTVAAYNETVSIVERPTSILDPQIIFLYLVLLGAFAGTVYFIYNTWITTFFPQKKGRGKGGERAKKSSQGSKKVDPAEQVAVVGADGPAVTSGAKYDESWIPASHLQRPEAKRVRSGTPKVKPRA; encoded by the exons ATGGTTGCCTGGAAGCTCCAATCCCTGCTCTTGCTCTCCTTGAGGGCTCTCAATGCCTTCGCGCTTGAG GTTGAGAATGTCAAGGAAGTGCCTGAGGCTCAGACACCGAACCTGAACGTCAAGATCTCGGCCTCATTTCCCCAGTCCGAGATCTTCGGTGTAAAGCTCATCAATGGTCATGCCTCGGAAGCTCGCCTGTCCATCGCCAACAATGAGCCCAAGCCCATTGGCGTGAGCATCGTTGGTGGCTCGCTGCTCCAGGAGGTCAACGGCCAGTCTCAGGTTGTGCGCAACCTTACTTCCCAAAAGTACTCAATCGAGATCCCCGCCGGCGCAGAAGAGACCGTGCCCTACACCTTCACTACCGACCTCTACCCCCAGGATCTCCGCCTACAGCTCACCGCTATTCTGAGGAACTCTGAGAATGCCGTTTTCACCGTCGCCGCCTACAACGAGACTGTCTCTATCGTCGAGAGGCCTACTAGCATCCTCGACCCTCAGAT TATCTTCCTGTACCTCGTTCTCCTCGGCGCCTTCGCTGGAACCGTCTACTTCATCTACAACACTTGGATCACCACCTTCTTCCCCCAGAAGAAGGGCCGCGGCAAGGGTGGCGAGCGCGCCAAGAAGTCCTCCCAGGGCTCCAAGAAGGTCGACCCCGCTGAGCAGGTTGCTGTTGTTGGTGCCGATGGCCCAGCTGTCACTTCCGGTGCGAAGTACGATGAAAGTTGGATCCCTGCCTCCCACCTGCAGCGCCCCGAGGCGAAGCGCGTCCGCAGCGGGACACCAAAGGTCAAGCCCAGGGCTTAG